The genomic window GATCGTTGATGTCGATGAGGCGCTTGTGCGTCCGGATCTCGAACTGCTCACGCGAGTCCTTGTAGATGAACGGGCTGCGGATCACGGTGAACTTCTCGATGCGCGTGGGCAGCGGCACGGGGCCCGTGACCGTCGACCCGGTGCGCTGCGCGGTCTCCACGATCTGCGCCGCGGACTGGTCGATCAGCTTGTGGTCGTAGGCCTTGAGCCGGATCCGGATGCGCTGTTTTGCCATCTATCGGTCGCTCATTCCAGGATCTTCGTCACCACGCC from Candidatus Limnocylindria bacterium includes these protein-coding regions:
- the rpsJ gene encoding 30S ribosomal protein S10 is translated as MAKQRIRIRLKAYDHKLIDQSAAQIVETAQRTGSTVTGPVPLPTRIEKFTVIRSPFIYKDSREQFEIRTHKRLIDINDPSQKTVDALMKLNLPAGVDIEIKL